The Raphanus sativus cultivar WK10039 chromosome 6, ASM80110v3, whole genome shotgun sequence sequence tatatatatatttaaataagaaCTCTGTaggtaataaaatattataattgcaacattattatttatatgaattttatttttaataagagTGAAATCAACGGTATTTATCTAATTTGGGCTACAATCTTATCATGTCTTTTGTGTTtcgattatatatttttgaaagcctaagttacaaaaaaatcttataatgaCGTAAAATAAAGCATTAGTGTGTCAGCGTTTATACAACTTACATTTACAGTATTATTATTAGCAACTTAGTATATGGATTAATCTGTTTGtgtttatataacttatatttaCAGTATTATAATTAGAAATTGCATATACAGACTAGTTAAAGCATCTCCaatataaaacttaattttttcctctaaaaaaaaaataaaagtaaatatgaaataaaaatgctCCAATCCAACTatatttttcactttataataaaatgatgaacaaaaaaatatatttatgaagtaaattttattatagagtgaaaaataaagTATGGTTAGAACAtattttactccatattcatttttacttcattttagaaaagaaaatggaATAGGGATGGTGCCAAAACCAAAAGTCACACAATGTTTACTTTGACAAAGTTTAGAGCAACTCTAACCAGACTCGTATCATCATTTTAGtgttacaattatattttattactatagtatcatcataaaaaatatttttatttatgtatattaattaaatttggttatgtttaatatttatcatttgatatttatttatttatttgctaATATTTAGTATTTGTGAATGTTACCACTCAAGAAATTTGATATGAATTAATTGCCCTCAAATAATATGAGATTTAGTATTCAGTTAGAAAACTTTCAGTGGaaaaaacaatagttttaatataatgTTCTAGTGTGGATTGAAAATAACACTATATTTCTCTTAGCGTTGACTTAGATAATCTTAAGCTGCTTCAGTATCCAGTCATATTCGAATATCTGAAATCTTTCTATTACAGTATTTATATTGTTCCTCCTCTAAAAATCCATTCAATAAAAACCATCACAATTCACACCGCAACCGCCATGAACGCCTTCCAAACGCCTCCGCCTCCCGCGATGCCAGGCTACCATCACCTCCCTGGCACAGAAGACATCGTAGGATTCAGATATAGAATCGGATTCTCCATCGGAGTGCTCCTCCTGATCATCACCACAATCACCCTCATCTCCTACTTCTGCAGACGTAGCCATCTCTCTACTTCACCATCACAAACCACTCCAGATTGGACACGTGTGCATCACCACTTCATCATCGACGGTCTTGACGATGTCACTATTCAGAGCTACCCGAAGATCCTCTACTCAGAAGCGAAGGGAAACTCAACGTCGTCGTGTTGTCCAATATGCTTAGGAGACTACAAGGGGAATGATCTGCTGCGGCAACTCCCAGATTGCAACCACTTCTTTCACCTCAAATGTGTCGACATGTGGCTTAAACTCAATCCTACATGTCCTGTCTGCCGTACTTCGCCGCTTCCTACTCCTCAACCCACTCCCCTCGCCGAGGTTGTCCACACAGCCTCCTCCGTGGCCACCACCAGGATGCCCTAATTATTATATCCGGAGAATCCTTACTCGAAGTCAAGCCTAACCTTCGAGATATTCCTCTTAACTTCCTTGTCAAGTAATCTGTTTTGGTCACAAATTGATCgttgtatatattatttgaaaccCAAAATATGTAAAAGGAAGGAAAAGCAAGAGTTAGGTTCACAATTTTGTTGGATAAATTGCTTTGATTTTTTCTTGGCAAGTTGAATTCTACGTAGGTAGCGAGAAAAATTAACTAATGCCGTGTTAAATATCGTCGAGAGGGACTTGATATATTATCAAGATTTAATTcggtaaattaataaattcgctaaattaataaaatttttggttcgatttaaaataagatataaatcaataaaaataagataatatttttagaaagtgCTATAGcccactaaaatataaattaataagttatatatataaggtttatataaatacaaacaaatattatactact is a genomic window containing:
- the LOC108810796 gene encoding RING-H2 finger protein ATL70-like; this translates as MNAFQTPPPPAMPGYHHLPGTEDIVGFRYRIGFSIGVLLLIITTITLISYFCRRSHLSTSPSQTTPDWTRVHHHFIIDGLDDVTIQSYPKILYSEAKGNSTSSCCPICLGDYKGNDLLRQLPDCNHFFHLKCVDMWLKLNPTCPVCRTSPLPTPQPTPLAEVVHTASSVATTRMP